One region of Longimicrobium sp. genomic DNA includes:
- a CDS encoding prolipoprotein diacylglyceryl transferase: MLPVLFRIGGFTVTSFGVMMALAFVASGWITARELKRLGQDPEHAWDLAGYAAIFGILGAKLYYLVLHWPETAADPGHAILSRSGLVWYGGFILAALAVLFRIHRLKLPVLTFADAIAPALAVGYAVGRGGCFLVGDDYGGPTNLPWGIAFPEGAPPSTAGNLRAFGVRVPADVADGTVMTVHPTQLYEVGLSLAIFFVLWKLRHRFATPGAIWFVWLALAGVERFVVEIFRAKDDRLLGMFSVAQLISVLIVAAGVAGYLAVTRRAAHPAASPARA, encoded by the coding sequence ATGCTTCCCGTACTGTTCAGAATCGGCGGCTTCACCGTCACCTCGTTCGGGGTGATGATGGCGCTCGCGTTCGTGGCGTCCGGCTGGATCACCGCCCGCGAGCTCAAGCGGCTGGGGCAGGACCCCGAGCATGCGTGGGACCTGGCCGGCTACGCGGCCATCTTCGGCATCCTGGGCGCCAAGCTCTACTACCTGGTCCTCCACTGGCCCGAGACGGCCGCCGACCCCGGCCACGCGATCCTCTCGCGCTCGGGGCTGGTGTGGTACGGCGGGTTCATCCTGGCGGCGCTGGCGGTGCTCTTCCGCATCCACCGGCTGAAGCTCCCCGTGCTCACCTTCGCCGACGCCATCGCGCCGGCGCTGGCGGTGGGATACGCGGTGGGCCGCGGGGGCTGCTTCCTGGTGGGCGACGACTACGGCGGGCCGACCAACCTCCCGTGGGGGATCGCCTTCCCCGAGGGCGCGCCGCCGTCGACCGCGGGGAACCTGCGCGCGTTCGGCGTGCGCGTTCCCGCCGACGTGGCCGACGGGACCGTGATGACCGTCCATCCCACGCAGCTGTACGAGGTCGGCCTCTCGCTGGCGATCTTCTTCGTGCTGTGGAAGCTGCGCCACCGCTTCGCCACGCCGGGGGCGATCTGGTTCGTCTGGCTGGCGCTGGCGGGCGTGGAGCGCTTCGTGGTGGAGATCTTCCGCGCCAAGGACGACCGGCTGCTGGGGATGTTCTCCGTCGCGCAGCTGATCTCCGTGCTGATCGTGGCCGCGGGCGTTGCGGGCTACCTCGCCGTCACCCGCCGCGCGGCGCATCCGGCCGCATCCCCGGCGAGGGCCTGA